The following proteins are encoded in a genomic region of Micromonospora olivasterospora:
- a CDS encoding YbaB/EbfC family nucleoid-associated protein, with amino-acid sequence MSMLGDEELLVEMRAALDEVEAAADRVRRRVARSKTTVEDKKKLLSVTVGGQGELTRITFNGDAYRQLAPAELADLIVTTARTAREGAQRKTMAGTAELLADHAGLGDIARSATSMEELFEGVTGLASNKADRQKGRAAS; translated from the coding sequence ATGAGCATGTTGGGCGACGAGGAACTGTTGGTCGAGATGCGTGCGGCCCTGGACGAGGTCGAGGCCGCGGCGGACCGGGTACGCCGGCGTGTGGCCCGGTCGAAGACCACTGTGGAGGACAAGAAGAAGCTGCTGTCGGTGACCGTGGGTGGGCAGGGCGAGCTGACCCGGATCACCTTCAACGGGGACGCCTACCGGCAACTCGCGCCGGCGGAGCTGGCCGACCTGATCGTGACGACGGCGCGTACCGCTCGTGAGGGCGCCCAGCGGAAGACGATGGCGGGTACCGCCGAGTTGCTGGCTGACCATGCCGGGCTCGGCGACATCGCGCGGTCGGCCACGAGCATGGAGGAACTTTTCGAGGGTGTAACCGGCCTGGCTTCCAACAAGGCTGACCGGCAGAAGGGACGGGCGGCGTCATGA